A region from the Natronomonas salsuginis genome encodes:
- a CDS encoding 50S ribosomal protein L18e yields the protein MSSKTNPRLTSLIADLKSTARNGGGEVWSDVAERLEKPRRTHAEVNLGRIERYAQEDETVIVPGKVLGSGALQKGVTIAAVDFSSTAQTKIEQVGEAIELEQALENNPDGSNVRVIR from the coding sequence ATGAGTAGCAAGACGAACCCGAGGCTAACCAGCCTCATCGCCGACCTGAAGTCGACCGCCCGCAACGGCGGTGGCGAGGTCTGGAGCGATGTCGCCGAGCGCCTCGAAAAGCCACGGCGCACGCACGCGGAAGTCAACCTGGGCCGCATCGAGCGGTACGCACAGGAAGACGAAACCGTGATCGTGCCCGGCAAGGTGCTCGGGTCCGGTGCACTCCAAAAGGGGGTCACCATCGCAGCCGTCGACTTCTCGTCGACAGCCCAGACGAAGATAGAACAGGTAGGCGAAGCAATCGAACTCGAACAGGCACTCGAAAACAACCCCGACGGTTCCAACGTGCGGGTGATCCGATGA
- a CDS encoding SDR family oxidoreductase yields the protein MSADAEPELTAPELTIDDVLRPNDSRFHTETVAIVTGAASGIGRATALALATNGLTVVGADIDDAGLDETVNRASELGVKGDLQPITTDLTDDVEVQAMVDTAADAGDLRYVANIAGMQHIASIPDFPAEQYDRLLDVMLRAPFITAKFAMPHIRGTDDGVGAIANMSSIHGRYATKDKAAYITAKHGLNGLTRAIAAEGEGTLRSFSVSAGYVLTPLMANQIEDTARERGITEREVVENVMLGQARTTELMTPVEVANLFVFGFSRHGKHLNGGDLLWDGGYTLTYE from the coding sequence ATGAGCGCCGACGCCGAGCCCGAACTGACCGCACCGGAGTTGACGATCGACGACGTGTTGCGTCCGAACGACTCCCGGTTTCACACCGAAACCGTAGCCATCGTCACCGGCGCAGCATCGGGGATCGGGCGGGCAACGGCGCTCGCGCTCGCCACGAACGGGCTCACGGTCGTCGGGGCGGATATCGACGACGCTGGGCTCGACGAGACGGTCAACCGCGCGTCGGAACTGGGGGTCAAAGGGGACCTGCAGCCGATCACGACGGACCTCACTGACGACGTCGAGGTGCAGGCGATGGTCGACACCGCGGCCGACGCCGGCGATCTCCGATACGTCGCCAACATCGCTGGGATGCAACACATCGCCTCCATCCCCGATTTTCCAGCCGAACAGTACGATCGCCTGCTGGACGTGATGCTCCGAGCGCCGTTTATCACCGCGAAGTTCGCCATGCCGCACATCCGCGGGACCGACGACGGCGTCGGCGCGATCGCGAATATGTCGTCGATTCACGGCCGATACGCGACGAAAGATAAGGCGGCCTACATCACCGCGAAACACGGCTTGAACGGATTGACGCGTGCGATCGCGGCCGAGGGTGAGGGAACCCTCCGGAGCTTTTCCGTCAGCGCCGGCTACGTGCTGACTCCCCTGATGGCCAACCAGATCGAGGACACGGCCCGAGAGCGCGGGATCACGGAGCGAGAGGTCGTCGAGAACGTGATGCTCGGACAGGCCAGAACCACAGAGCTGATGACGCCCGTCGAGGTCGCGAACCTCTTCGTGTTCGGCTTTTCGAGACACGGCAAACACCTCAACGGCGGCGATCTACTCTGGGACGGCGGCTACACTCTGACCTACGAGTGA
- a CDS encoding 30S ribosomal protein S11: MADETTWGIAHVYASFNNTIITVTDLTGAETIVKSSGGTVVKQNRDEASPYAAMQMAEVVAGEVQDAGIDGVHVRVRGPGGNLQKNPGPGAQATIRALARAGLEIGRIEDVTPTPHDGTRAPKNAGF, translated from the coding sequence ATGGCAGACGAAACCACCTGGGGCATCGCACACGTCTATGCCTCGTTCAACAACACGATCATCACCGTAACAGACCTGACCGGCGCCGAGACGATCGTCAAATCGTCCGGCGGCACCGTCGTGAAACAGAACCGAGACGAAGCGTCGCCGTACGCGGCGATGCAGATGGCGGAGGTCGTCGCCGGCGAAGTCCAAGACGCCGGTATCGACGGCGTCCACGTCCGTGTCCGCGGTCCCGGCGGGAACCTGCAGAAGAACCCCGGACCGGGCGCGCAGGCGACGATCCGAGCGCTGGCTCGCGCCGGCCTCGAGATCGGCCGTATCGAGGACGTGACACCGACCCCGCACGACGGTACACGGGCCCCGAAAAACGCCGGGTTCTAA
- a CDS encoding DNA-directed RNA polymerase subunit K, whose product MRGTNRYEKARILGARALQVSYGAPVLIETNQTEPILVAAEEYDADVLPFTVRRGET is encoded by the coding sequence ATGAGAGGAACAAACCGATACGAGAAGGCACGGATTCTCGGGGCGCGAGCCCTGCAGGTGTCCTACGGCGCGCCGGTACTCATCGAGACCAATCAGACGGAGCCGATCCTCGTCGCCGCGGAGGAGTACGACGCGGACGTGCTCCCGTTTACCGTTCGCCGAGGCGAGACATGA
- a CDS encoding 30S ribosomal protein S13, with protein MSTEEPNADDDGEDIQYFVRIGRTDLDGTKSVERALTDMNGIGRRVARIIANKADVDRRDVLGALDEEKIDDIVDLVEGYADEVPEWLTNHQRDFFTGETTHETGNDLQMSRRQDINRMQMIDSYKGVRHQRGQKVRGQRTKSTGRTEGTIGVNIEAIKEEQAEEAEDE; from the coding sequence ATGAGCACCGAAGAACCCAACGCGGACGACGACGGCGAAGACATCCAGTACTTCGTCCGAATCGGCCGGACCGATCTCGACGGGACGAAAAGCGTCGAGCGGGCATTGACCGACATGAACGGTATCGGTCGACGCGTCGCTCGCATCATCGCAAACAAGGCAGACGTCGATCGCCGCGACGTACTCGGCGCGCTCGACGAGGAGAAGATCGACGATATCGTCGATCTCGTCGAGGGATACGCCGACGAAGTCCCCGAGTGGCTCACGAACCACCAGCGGGACTTCTTCACGGGTGAGACCACCCACGAAACTGGCAACGATCTCCAGATGAGCCGCCGACAGGACATCAACCGCATGCAGATGATCGACTCCTACAAGGGTGTTCGTCACCAGCGCGGCCAGAAGGTCCGCGGACAGCGAACCAAATCCACCGGTCGAACTGAAGGGACGATCGGCGTCAACATCGAGGCGATCAAAGAAGAGCAGGCCGAGGAGGCCGAGGACGAATAA
- a CDS encoding HVO_2901 family zinc finger protein, translated as MTHTCRHCKRTFTNELQYELHRDVCSSEALICERCGEQFPERRATRDGWHYRCPNDDCDGAGLGDDLHSVGDFSVASRAR; from the coding sequence ATGACTCACACGTGTAGACACTGCAAACGGACGTTTACGAACGAACTTCAGTACGAACTGCATCGCGACGTCTGCTCGTCCGAAGCGCTCATCTGCGAACGCTGCGGCGAACAGTTCCCCGAGCGGCGGGCCACTCGCGACGGCTGGCATTATCGCTGCCCGAACGACGACTGTGACGGTGCGGGACTCGGAGACGACCTCCACTCGGTAGGCGATTTCAGCGTCGCGTCGCGCGCCCGGTAA
- a CDS encoding Mrp/NBP35 family ATP-binding protein encodes MDEQEILDRLSGIEDPALGDDIVSLGLINDVRIDDGTVTIDLALGAPYSPAETALAGSVRDALSETGLEIELSASVDTGLASDEQILPDVENIIAVASGKGGVGKSTVAVNLAAGLSAMGARVGLFDADVYGPNVPRMVEAGGRPKATKEETIIPPEKHGMKLMSMDFLLGEDDPVIWRGPMVHKVLTQLWEDVEWGALDYMVVDLPPGTGDTQLTLLQSVPVSGAVIVTTPQEVALDDARKGLQMFGEHETPVLGIVENMSGFVCPDCGGEHDIFGSGGGEAFAEEVDMPFLGRLPLDPAVREGGDTGRPIVLEDDGGTADSFREFAETTTDMQGIVKRRMASDAGR; translated from the coding sequence ATGGACGAACAGGAGATTCTCGACCGACTGTCGGGGATCGAGGATCCCGCGCTTGGCGACGATATCGTGTCGCTCGGCTTGATCAATGACGTACGCATCGACGACGGGACGGTCACCATCGACCTGGCGCTCGGCGCGCCGTACTCACCCGCTGAGACGGCTCTCGCCGGGAGCGTTCGGGACGCGCTCTCGGAGACGGGACTTGAGATCGAACTCTCGGCGAGCGTCGACACCGGACTCGCGTCCGACGAACAGATCCTCCCCGACGTCGAGAACATCATCGCGGTGGCGTCCGGCAAGGGCGGCGTGGGGAAATCGACCGTCGCGGTGAACCTCGCGGCCGGCCTCTCGGCGATGGGCGCTCGCGTCGGTCTGTTCGACGCGGACGTGTACGGGCCGAACGTCCCCCGGATGGTCGAAGCCGGCGGCCGACCGAAGGCGACGAAAGAGGAGACGATCATCCCGCCGGAGAAACACGGCATGAAGCTCATGAGCATGGACTTCCTCCTCGGTGAGGACGACCCGGTCATCTGGCGGGGACCGATGGTTCACAAGGTGTTGACACAGCTGTGGGAGGACGTCGAGTGGGGAGCGCTCGACTACATGGTCGTCGATCTCCCGCCGGGGACCGGTGACACGCAGTTGACGCTCCTGCAGTCCGTTCCTGTCTCCGGTGCGGTCATCGTCACGACGCCGCAGGAGGTCGCGCTGGACGACGCCCGGAAGGGCCTCCAGATGTTCGGCGAGCACGAGACGCCCGTGTTGGGCATCGTCGAGAACATGTCTGGGTTTGTCTGTCCGGACTGCGGCGGCGAGCACGACATCTTCGGTAGCGGCGGCGGGGAGGCGTTCGCCGAGGAGGTCGACATGCCGTTCTTGGGCCGACTCCCGCTCGATCCGGCGGTTCGGGAGGGCGGCGACACCGGTCGCCCGATCGTCCTCGAAGACGACGGTGGCACCGCCGACTCCTTCCGCGAGTTCGCGGAGACGACGACCGACATGCAGGGAATCGTCAAGCGTCGCATGGCGTCTGACGCCGGCCGATGA
- the eno gene encoding phosphopyruvate hydratase, translating to MTLITEVRLRRILDSRGNPTVEAEVRTESGGFGRAAAPSGASTGEYEAIERPAVESIATAREIAVPRLEGQVYAGDQRGVDSALRAADGTDDFSEIGANSAVAISMAAAKAAADVLGAPLYQHLGGAFRGRDFPVPLGNVIGGGEHAADSTHIQEFLAAPVGAPSVADAVFANAQVHGEVSDILADRGVSAAKGDEGAWAPSIDDATAFEIMGEAVESVADEVGFEIGFGLDVAGAELYEDGAYHYGDESKTPDEQVDYIAELVDEYGLVYVEDPLDEDDYDGFAELTERVGSRTLICGDDLFVTNTERLARGIESNAANSILIKPNQIGTLSDTFDAIELAVRNGYDPVVSHRSGETEDTTIAHLAVATDAPFIKTGTVGGERTAKLNELIRIEANA from the coding sequence ATGACGCTCATCACCGAGGTGCGACTGCGACGGATCCTCGACAGTCGTGGCAACCCGACTGTCGAGGCGGAAGTTCGGACCGAAAGCGGCGGCTTCGGACGCGCCGCCGCACCATCGGGAGCGTCGACCGGCGAGTACGAGGCGATCGAGCGGCCGGCGGTGGAATCGATCGCGACGGCGCGTGAGATCGCCGTGCCGCGGCTCGAAGGACAGGTGTACGCCGGCGACCAACGCGGCGTGGATAGCGCGCTTCGCGCGGCCGACGGGACCGACGACTTCTCGGAGATCGGCGCGAACAGCGCGGTCGCGATCTCGATGGCCGCCGCGAAGGCCGCGGCCGACGTGCTCGGTGCGCCGCTGTATCAGCATCTTGGCGGGGCGTTCCGGGGCCGCGACTTCCCGGTCCCGCTCGGAAACGTCATCGGCGGCGGCGAACACGCCGCCGACTCGACCCACATCCAGGAGTTCCTCGCGGCTCCCGTCGGTGCGCCGTCGGTCGCTGACGCCGTCTTCGCGAACGCGCAGGTCCACGGCGAAGTGAGCGACATCCTCGCCGACCGCGGCGTTTCGGCCGCGAAGGGCGACGAGGGCGCGTGGGCTCCGTCGATCGACGATGCAACGGCGTTCGAGATCATGGGGGAAGCAGTCGAGTCGGTCGCTGACGAGGTCGGCTTCGAGATCGGATTCGGCCTCGACGTGGCCGGTGCCGAACTCTACGAGGACGGCGCCTACCACTACGGCGACGAGTCGAAGACGCCCGACGAGCAGGTCGACTACATCGCCGAGTTGGTCGACGAGTACGGGCTCGTCTACGTGGAGGACCCCCTCGATGAGGACGACTACGACGGGTTCGCCGAACTGACCGAGCGAGTCGGATCGCGGACGCTTATTTGCGGTGACGACCTGTTCGTGACGAACACCGAGCGGTTGGCGCGCGGGATCGAATCGAACGCGGCCAACAGTATCCTCATCAAGCCGAACCAGATCGGGACGCTGTCGGACACCTTCGATGCGATCGAGTTGGCGGTCCGAAACGGCTACGATCCGGTCGTCTCCCATCGCAGCGGCGAGACCGAAGACACGACCATCGCACACCTCGCTGTGGCGACCGACGCCCCGTTTATCAAGACGGGAACGGTCGGCGGCGAGCGAACTGCAAAGCTGAACGAACTCATAAGAATCGAGGCAAACGCATGA
- the moaA gene encoding GTP 3',8-cyclase MoaA, translating to MLEDGFGREVSGVRISLTDRCNFDCVYCHNEGLGDTRGPMEPADGEMSTEDVVRFLEVAAEFGVEKAKFTGGEPMLRDDLEEIVRRTPDGIETSLTTNGTFLPERAEALVDAGLERVNVSQDALSPKAFREVTKSAAYDDVLAGIDAALEAGLTPVKLNMVVFEQTAGYVPEMVDHVAENEGLQLQLIEYMPELAGRPEWAIEIDRVHEWLEEQADRIERREMHGRRRYYVGEDDPALPGGMVEIVDPVGNPDFCANCHRVRVTHEGYLKGCLNRNDDLKSMGEMTRAEIREAFEATVDERVPYYGEYMVRDEDGEWTFNEKYLDAVEV from the coding sequence ATGCTCGAAGACGGGTTCGGTCGCGAGGTCTCCGGCGTCAGGATCTCGCTCACCGACCGGTGTAATTTCGATTGCGTCTACTGCCACAACGAAGGGCTGGGTGACACGCGTGGGCCGATGGAACCGGCCGACGGTGAGATGTCGACAGAGGATGTCGTCCGCTTTCTGGAGGTCGCCGCCGAGTTCGGCGTCGAGAAGGCGAAGTTCACCGGCGGGGAACCGATGCTCCGTGACGATCTCGAGGAGATCGTGCGACGAACCCCCGACGGGATCGAAACGTCGCTGACGACGAACGGGACCTTCCTCCCCGAGCGCGCCGAGGCGCTCGTCGACGCAGGGCTCGAACGCGTCAACGTCTCTCAGGACGCGCTCTCGCCGAAGGCGTTCCGCGAGGTCACGAAGAGCGCCGCCTACGACGACGTGCTCGCCGGCATCGACGCCGCGCTCGAGGCCGGGCTGACGCCGGTGAAACTCAACATGGTCGTCTTCGAACAGACCGCGGGATACGTCCCCGAGATGGTCGATCACGTCGCCGAAAACGAGGGGCTCCAGCTCCAACTCATCGAGTACATGCCCGAACTCGCCGGTCGTCCGGAGTGGGCGATCGAGATCGACCGCGTCCACGAGTGGCTCGAAGAGCAGGCGGATCGAATCGAGCGCCGCGAGATGCACGGTCGACGCCGGTACTACGTCGGCGAGGACGATCCGGCGCTGCCGGGCGGCATGGTCGAGATCGTCGACCCCGTCGGGAATCCCGATTTCTGCGCCAACTGCCACCGCGTCCGCGTCACGCACGAGGGGTATCTCAAGGGCTGTCTCAACCGTAACGACGACCTCAAGAGCATGGGGGAGATGACGAGAGCGGAGATCCGCGAGGCGTTCGAAGCGACCGTCGACGAGCGCGTCCCGTACTACGGCGAGTACATGGTCCGCGACGAGGACGGCGAATGGACGTTCAACGAGAAGTACCTCGACGCGGTCGAGGTCTGA
- a CDS encoding DNA-directed RNA polymerase subunit D: MTDQYEVTFIERNERSAKFLVRGVTPAFANGIRRAMIADVPTLSIDSVRVIENSSVMFDEQIALRLGLVPLTTPDDYRPDDLVTLAIDVEGPATAYSGDLVSSDEQVQPADENVPIIDLKEGQRLELEADAQLGYGKDHAKHQGGVAVGYRHLQRIDVHGEKGDFEDDKAEIIRGVIEEDGELVEAEAFDNDLSQRYPGKEVTVEGVPNAFIFDVETDGSMSVDDLVLKAVETLRLRADELEDAVRL, translated from the coding sequence ATGACTGACCAGTATGAGGTAACGTTCATAGAGCGCAACGAACGGAGCGCGAAGTTCCTCGTTCGGGGCGTGACACCCGCGTTCGCCAACGGCATTCGCCGAGCGATGATCGCGGACGTGCCCACGCTCTCGATCGATTCCGTCCGGGTCATCGAGAACTCATCGGTGATGTTCGACGAGCAGATCGCGCTTCGACTCGGTCTGGTGCCGCTGACGACGCCGGACGACTACCGACCCGACGACCTCGTCACACTGGCGATCGACGTCGAGGGGCCGGCGACGGCGTACTCCGGCGACCTCGTCTCCAGCGACGAGCAGGTACAGCCGGCCGACGAGAACGTCCCGATCATCGATCTCAAGGAGGGACAGCGACTCGAACTCGAAGCCGACGCACAGCTCGGCTACGGGAAAGATCACGCCAAACACCAAGGTGGTGTGGCCGTCGGCTACCGGCACCTCCAACGGATCGACGTCCACGGCGAGAAGGGCGACTTCGAGGACGACAAGGCCGAGATCATCCGGGGCGTCATCGAGGAGGACGGCGAACTCGTCGAGGCGGAGGCCTTCGACAACGATCTCAGTCAGCGATACCCCGGCAAGGAGGTCACCGTCGAGGGCGTGCCGAACGCGTTCATCTTCGACGTCGAAACCGACGGCTCGATGTCCGTAGACGACCTCGTCCTGAAAGCGGTCGAGACGCTTCGGCTCCGGGCGGACGAACTCGAAGACGCGGTCCGGTTGTAA
- a CDS encoding 50S ribosomal protein L13 has product MSYAEFDADVVIDARNCILGRTASQIAELALDGERVAVINAEGAVITGSEEDVMSVYRKRDAVGSDRGPHYPRRPDRLFKRAVRGMLPYKTTRGREAFENVRIYLGNPYDDGDIEPTVLDGTSLDRLSNIKFISLGEIGEKLGANVTW; this is encoded by the coding sequence ATGAGTTACGCGGAATTCGACGCGGACGTCGTCATCGACGCCCGCAACTGTATCCTCGGCCGTACCGCATCCCAGATTGCCGAGCTCGCGCTCGATGGCGAGCGAGTCGCGGTGATCAACGCAGAGGGGGCAGTCATCACCGGCAGCGAGGAGGACGTCATGTCGGTGTACCGAAAACGCGATGCGGTCGGTTCCGACCGCGGACCGCACTACCCCCGCCGGCCGGATCGGCTGTTCAAGCGGGCCGTCCGCGGAATGCTGCCGTACAAGACGACGCGAGGGCGAGAGGCCTTCGAGAACGTTCGGATCTATCTTGGCAACCCCTACGATGACGGGGACATCGAACCGACCGTCCTCGACGGAACGTCCCTCGACCGACTGTCGAACATCAAATTCATCTCGCTCGGCGAGATCGGCGAGAAACTGGGTGCTAACGTCACATGGTAA
- a CDS encoding DNA-directed RNA polymerase subunit N, which produces MMVPVRCFTCGNVVGEHWKEFKERTREGDEDPAEVLDELGVDRACCRRMLVSHKDLVDIVSPYQ; this is translated from the coding sequence ATGATGGTACCGGTACGGTGTTTCACGTGTGGTAACGTCGTCGGCGAGCACTGGAAGGAGTTCAAAGAACGCACGCGCGAGGGAGACGAGGACCCAGCGGAAGTTCTCGACGAACTCGGCGTCGATAGGGCCTGCTGTCGTCGAATGCTCGTCTCGCACAAGGATCTCGTCGACATCGTCTCCCCATACCAATGA
- a CDS encoding DoxX family protein: MFETAGADVAFLLARVLFGGVLAFMGLNHFTSVEPMVGYAEFKGLPAPTLSVLGSGGLLVFGGLSVITGIVPSVGAGALALFLLASAVTMHDFWNAEGEDAQNEMTSFLKNVFGAGGALAFLALAGVAWPYALNVGL, encoded by the coding sequence ATGTTCGAAACCGCGGGAGCCGATGTCGCGTTCCTGCTGGCCAGAGTGCTCTTCGGCGGCGTTCTGGCGTTCATGGGACTCAATCACTTCACGAGCGTGGAGCCGATGGTTGGCTACGCGGAGTTCAAGGGACTGCCGGCCCCGACGCTTTCGGTCCTCGGAAGCGGCGGACTGCTCGTCTTCGGTGGCCTCTCGGTGATTACGGGGATCGTTCCCTCGGTCGGGGCAGGCGCGCTCGCCCTGTTCCTGCTCGCTTCCGCGGTCACGATGCATGACTTCTGGAACGCCGAGGGCGAGGACGCACAGAACGAGATGACCTCGTTCTTGAAGAACGTCTTCGGGGCCGGCGGTGCGTTGGCGTTTCTCGCGCTCGCCGGAGTAGCGTGGCCGTACGCGCTCAACGTCGGGCTGTAG
- a CDS encoding tyrosine--tRNA ligase has product MDTAERTELVTRFTQEVIEEAEVAALFEGETEPTAYIGYAPTGEMHIGHFTTMRKLADFIDAGIDVTVLVADLHAHLDDAKSPFGLLDARSDYYQTAIESMIAAAGGDPEGVSFVRGTEFQLEEPYTLDLYRMLAETTLSRAQRAGSEVVRQSDNPKLGGLVYTLMQALDVAALDADIAYGGIDQRGIYMLAREQLPAHGYDKPTCVFAPLLSGLSGGKMSASEAGSKINLTDDDDDVADKINGAYCPAGETEENGVLEYLRYLVFPIFGERDQQFVIERPEEYGGDLVYDDYDALEDDFVSGELHPADLKPAASAAISDVIDPVRTRLLDDPALLASAYPERHG; this is encoded by the coding sequence ATGGACACGGCCGAACGGACCGAGCTGGTTACGCGGTTCACACAGGAGGTTATCGAGGAAGCCGAGGTAGCGGCGCTGTTCGAGGGGGAGACCGAGCCGACCGCCTACATCGGCTACGCGCCGACCGGCGAGATGCACATCGGCCACTTCACCACGATGCGAAAGCTGGCCGACTTCATCGACGCCGGGATCGACGTGACGGTGCTCGTCGCCGATCTCCACGCGCATCTCGACGACGCGAAGAGTCCGTTCGGACTGTTGGACGCCCGATCCGACTACTATCAGACGGCTATCGAGTCGATGATCGCCGCAGCGGGCGGCGATCCGGAGGGCGTCTCGTTCGTCCGTGGCACGGAGTTCCAACTCGAGGAGCCGTACACCTTGGACCTCTACCGAATGTTGGCCGAGACAACGCTCTCTCGCGCTCAGCGCGCCGGCAGCGAGGTCGTCCGCCAGTCTGATAACCCGAAGCTCGGCGGCCTGGTTTACACGCTGATGCAAGCGCTCGACGTCGCCGCCCTCGATGCCGACATCGCGTACGGCGGCATCGACCAACGCGGGATCTACATGCTCGCGCGCGAACAGCTACCGGCCCATGGCTACGACAAACCGACCTGCGTGTTCGCGCCGCTTCTGTCCGGGCTCTCGGGCGGGAAGATGTCGGCCTCCGAGGCCGGGTCGAAGATCAACCTCACCGACGACGACGACGACGTTGCGGACAAAATAAACGGCGCGTACTGTCCGGCAGGAGAGACCGAAGAGAACGGCGTCCTCGAGTACCTCCGCTACCTCGTGTTCCCGATCTTCGGCGAGCGCGACCAGCAGTTCGTCATCGAGCGACCCGAGGAGTACGGCGGCGACCTCGTCTACGATGACTACGATGCGCTGGAGGACGACTTCGTCTCCGGCGAACTCCACCCGGCGGATCTCAAACCCGCCGCCTCCGCGGCTATTTCGGACGTAATCGACCCGGTCAGAACGCGGTTGCTCGACGATCCGGCGCTGTTGGCGTCGGCCTACCCCGAGCGACACGGTTGA
- a CDS encoding 30S ribosomal protein S9, with protein sequence MVTNTSGKKKTAVARATVSEGTGRVRINAEPVELVGPEQARLKMLEPFRIADDELRDSIDIDVTVSGGGFAGQADAARTAIARGLVEYTNDPELRDTFMSFDRSLLVNDVRQSESKKWGGPGARARYQKSYR encoded by the coding sequence ATGGTAACAAACACATCTGGAAAGAAGAAGACGGCGGTCGCCCGTGCGACGGTTTCGGAGGGGACGGGCCGCGTTCGGATCAACGCCGAACCGGTCGAGCTCGTCGGACCCGAGCAGGCGCGGCTGAAGATGCTCGAACCGTTCCGCATCGCGGACGATGAACTCCGTGATAGTATCGACATCGACGTCACCGTCTCCGGCGGCGGCTTTGCCGGACAGGCCGATGCCGCCCGAACGGCGATCGCTCGCGGTCTCGTCGAGTACACGAACGACCCCGAACTCCGGGACACGTTCATGTCCTTCGACCGGTCGTTGCTCGTCAACGACGTGCGCCAGTCCGAATCGAAGAAGTGGGGCGGCCCCGGCGCACGGGCACGCTACCAGAAATCCTACCGCTGA
- a CDS encoding 30S ribosomal protein S4: MALGKNTKFYETPNHPFQGERIAEEGDLLSRYGLANKEELWRAQSELRDYRREARRLIGEAQGDTEAAEDAGQEFLSRLKRIGVLDDGDSLDDVLSLDETDILERRLQTVAYRNGLGNTPKQARQFIVHGHITVDGARVGAPSYKIEVAEEDLIEFDETSPLADDLHPERAEGQ; the protein is encoded by the coding sequence ATGGCGCTCGGAAAGAACACCAAGTTCTACGAGACGCCGAACCACCCGTTCCAGGGCGAGCGAATCGCCGAGGAGGGCGATCTCCTCTCTCGGTACGGACTCGCCAACAAAGAGGAACTGTGGCGAGCGCAGTCGGAACTGCGCGATTACCGTCGCGAGGCTCGACGCCTCATCGGTGAGGCGCAGGGTGACACCGAGGCCGCCGAGGACGCGGGACAGGAGTTCCTCTCGCGGCTGAAGCGTATCGGCGTCCTCGACGATGGCGACAGCCTCGACGATGTCCTCTCGCTCGACGAGACGGACATTCTCGAACGGCGACTGCAGACGGTCGCGTATCGGAACGGTCTCGGCAACACGCCAAAGCAGGCGCGGCAGTTCATCGTCCACGGACACATCACCGTCGACGGCGCTCGCGTGGGCGCACCGTCGTACAAGATCGAGGTCGCCGAGGAGGACCTCATCGAGTTCGACGAGACGAGCCCGCTCGCCGACGATCTCCACCCCGAACGCGCGGAGGGACAATAA
- a CDS encoding winged helix-turn-helix transcriptional regulator, with product MSNAQQQVEAACPVVESMEQIGSKWRLLVLHDLQDGEKRFNEIKRSTNANSRTLSRVLDDLGETGFVERRLEEDAPVATYYSLTPKGRSLCPVFDEIEAWADSWLDGL from the coding sequence ATGTCGAACGCCCAACAACAGGTCGAAGCAGCCTGCCCGGTCGTCGAGTCGATGGAACAGATCGGCTCGAAGTGGCGGCTGCTCGTCCTCCACGACCTTCAGGACGGTGAAAAGCGGTTCAACGAGATCAAACGGTCGACGAACGCCAACTCGCGGACGCTCTCGCGCGTGCTCGACGATCTCGGAGAAACCGGATTCGTCGAACGCCGCCTGGAGGAGGACGCTCCCGTCGCGACGTACTACTCGCTCACTCCGAAGGGGCGGTCGCTCTGTCCGGTGTTCGACGAGATTGAGGCGTGGGCCGACAGCTGGCTCGACGGATTGTGA